Proteins from one Gimesia maris genomic window:
- a CDS encoding AAA family ATPase, with protein MANEKRDFDDFLEKLKRHHDVMVEELHKVVIGQDAVIEQILAAIFTGGHCLLVGVPGLAKTLLVSTIARILDCEFKRIQFTPDLMPSDITGTNVLEEEDSGRRSFRFVQGPVFTNILLADEINRTPPKTQAALLQSMQEREVTVGQSTYDLPDPFFVIATQNPIEQEGTYPLPEAQLDRFMFNIKVEYPNLEEEEKILASTSQSEKPEIRKVLSAKSIVYLQRQINMIEVGPMTINYVTRLVRATRPSDGSAPAFVKQMVDWGAGPRAGQYLIAGGKAIAAMSGRASVSLNDIRRVAVPVLRHRISTNFQAQAEGMVTEDIIARLLEEIPEPNIPKYE; from the coding sequence TTGGCTAACGAAAAACGCGATTTCGATGATTTTCTGGAGAAACTGAAACGTCATCACGATGTCATGGTGGAAGAACTGCATAAAGTCGTCATTGGACAGGACGCCGTCATTGAGCAGATTCTGGCTGCGATTTTCACCGGTGGACACTGCCTGCTGGTAGGGGTTCCCGGGCTGGCCAAAACGTTGCTGGTCAGTACGATTGCCCGGATTCTTGACTGTGAATTCAAGCGAATTCAGTTTACCCCCGACCTGATGCCCTCCGATATCACCGGGACGAATGTCCTGGAGGAAGAGGATTCCGGGCGGCGTTCTTTTCGCTTTGTTCAAGGCCCGGTATTTACCAATATTCTCCTGGCAGACGAAATTAACCGCACGCCCCCCAAAACCCAGGCGGCCCTGTTGCAGTCGATGCAGGAACGCGAAGTCACAGTAGGTCAGTCTACATACGATTTGCCTGACCCGTTCTTTGTCATCGCCACTCAGAACCCGATTGAACAGGAAGGGACATACCCGCTCCCCGAAGCCCAACTGGACCGCTTTATGTTTAATATCAAAGTGGAATACCCCAACCTCGAAGAGGAAGAAAAAATTCTGGCATCGACCAGCCAGAGCGAGAAACCGGAAATCCGTAAAGTCCTCTCAGCAAAGTCCATCGTCTATCTGCAACGTCAGATCAATATGATTGAAGTAGGTCCAATGACGATCAACTATGTCACTCGACTGGTAAGAGCAACCAGACCCTCTGATGGATCGGCGCCTGCTTTTGTAAAGCAGATGGTTGACTGGGGCGCAGGACCACGTGCAGGCCAATACCTGATTGCAGGCGGTAAAGCGATTGCCGCCATGTCTGGCCGGGCGAGTGTTTCATTGAACGACATCAGACGGGTCGCGGTCCCCGTGCTCAGACACCGCATCTCAACTAACTTCCAGGCCCAGGCAGAGGGTATGGTGACGGAAGATATTATTGCCCGCTTACTGGAAGAGATTCCGGAACCCAATATTCCCAAGTATGAATGA
- a CDS encoding N-acetylglucosamine-6-phosphate deacetylase, translated as MELVGRRYDTYEAVCIKIKGEKISSIELLPDSEAAGLPFIAPAMFDLQINGYGGIWFNKPGLTSDEVCQVLEKHYQYGITRLCPTLITSSFEDYISGFTAIREACEENSWAQQMVPGCHLEGPYISPIQGPRGAHPLDQVRAADWDEFCRLQELSGNRIRLITLAPEVDNAIPFIKKAVASGVVVSIGHTAAEPEHIMEAVEAGAQLSTHLGNGAHGTLRRHPNYIWEQLGESRLMASIITDGHHLPASVVRTIIKTKGVENTIITCDASGLAGSPPGIYGEGSVKMEVLEDGPIVIAGQRQLLAGSGDETDTCVTTAIDMAGISLQESLDMAGLNPARLLGFEEISLEAGSRADLILFHYEGTGSRMNIQTTLACGAVKYGTLLVNS; from the coding sequence ATGGAGTTAGTTGGACGAAGATACGATACCTATGAAGCAGTCTGTATCAAGATCAAGGGAGAGAAAATCTCTTCGATTGAACTGCTCCCGGATTCGGAAGCAGCCGGACTGCCCTTTATTGCGCCTGCGATGTTTGATTTGCAGATAAACGGGTATGGTGGAATCTGGTTTAACAAACCAGGGTTGACGTCTGATGAAGTCTGTCAGGTGCTGGAAAAGCATTATCAGTATGGTATTACGAGGCTCTGTCCCACTTTAATCACCAGTTCTTTCGAAGATTATATCAGTGGGTTTACTGCCATTCGCGAAGCGTGTGAAGAGAACTCCTGGGCACAGCAGATGGTACCTGGTTGTCATCTGGAAGGTCCTTACATATCACCTATACAGGGTCCCCGTGGTGCACATCCACTGGATCAGGTGCGAGCTGCCGACTGGGATGAGTTCTGTCGGCTTCAGGAACTTTCCGGAAATCGGATTCGGTTGATCACACTGGCCCCCGAAGTCGATAACGCGATTCCTTTTATCAAAAAAGCAGTTGCTTCCGGTGTTGTCGTCTCGATTGGTCATACGGCAGCAGAACCGGAACACATCATGGAGGCTGTTGAAGCCGGGGCTCAATTGAGTACTCACCTGGGGAATGGGGCGCATGGGACACTGCGTCGGCATCCTAATTACATCTGGGAGCAGTTAGGCGAGTCACGTCTGATGGCCAGTATTATTACTGATGGACATCACCTCCCTGCCAGCGTCGTGCGGACGATTATCAAGACCAAAGGTGTCGAGAATACCATTATTACCTGTGATGCCTCCGGTCTGGCAGGATCTCCTCCAGGAATTTATGGAGAAGGTTCAGTCAAAATGGAAGTACTGGAAGACGGCCCGATTGTGATCGCAGGGCAGCGTCAGTTGCTGGCCGGTTCTGGTGACGAAACCGATACATGCGTGACGACCGCGATTGACATGGCAGGGATTTCCCTGCAGGAGTCTCTGGATATGGCAGGCCTCAATCCGGCCCGTTTGCTGGGATTTGAGGAAATCAGCCTGGAAGCTGGTTCACGGGCCGATCTGATTCTCTTCCACTATGAAGGAACGGGCTCCCGGATGAATATTCAGACGACGCTCGCGTGTGGAGCGGTCAAATACGGGACACTCCTGGTGAATTCCTGA
- a CDS encoding IS4 family transposase, protein MPFISSSRVNAASFSLFKRSMMQESSLPLADVLDDQRWQQVFDEHEIDFGNDPDAIYTPAITLWTLISQVFFSGEQRSCKAAVIRVASFWAALGRRVCSTNTGAYCRARLKLSFTAIREIVRQLAADAEAACDQNSVLSREQSAARLSPSSVADVKSRSTGGRILLVDGFTITAADTPENQRSYPQNPAQKPGLGFPVLRCVSLISMTTGLLVDLVSGPYSGKGSGETALFWQMLDVLQPGDILVADSYYCTYWLVSACRTRGVQILMKNHHLRDDHPQTARRLNKRERLVTWLRPPVRPAWMARQEYRRQPLTLTLRLVDVQVSQPGCRTKTFTIATTITDRKACPARWIAAVYQSRWLIELDIRSIKCSLGMDILRAKSPAMVLTELWSCLLAYNLIRLKMLQSGMATGRDPRSLSFTTTQQMLAASWLLGAVTQTTEELATLGQQVPSSERVGHRTGRTEPRANKRRTKVLALLKQPRYHYHQQRRATV, encoded by the coding sequence ATGCCATTTATATCATCTTCCCGAGTGAATGCAGCATCATTTTCTCTTTTCAAACGTTCGATGATGCAGGAGAGCAGCCTGCCGCTAGCCGACGTCCTTGACGATCAACGCTGGCAGCAGGTGTTTGACGAACACGAAATCGATTTTGGCAATGACCCCGATGCCATCTACACACCGGCGATCACGCTCTGGACGTTAATCTCTCAGGTCTTCTTTTCCGGCGAGCAGCGCAGCTGTAAAGCAGCCGTCATCCGTGTTGCCAGCTTCTGGGCGGCACTGGGCCGGCGAGTCTGCAGCACGAATACTGGTGCTTACTGTCGGGCGCGACTCAAACTGTCCTTTACCGCCATCCGTGAGATCGTCCGGCAACTTGCCGCTGATGCCGAAGCGGCCTGTGACCAGAACAGTGTCCTGTCCCGAGAACAGTCGGCGGCGCGCCTCAGTCCTTCCAGCGTCGCCGATGTGAAATCACGGAGCACCGGCGGTCGCATTCTGCTTGTCGACGGCTTCACCATCACGGCCGCCGATACGCCTGAGAATCAGCGGTCCTATCCGCAGAATCCGGCACAGAAGCCAGGGCTCGGGTTCCCCGTTCTCCGCTGCGTTTCTCTGATCTCGATGACCACCGGACTACTGGTTGACCTGGTGAGCGGACCTTACAGCGGTAAAGGGAGTGGTGAAACAGCCCTATTCTGGCAAATGCTGGATGTACTCCAGCCGGGCGATATTCTGGTAGCTGACTCGTATTACTGCACGTACTGGCTGGTGAGTGCTTGCCGTACCCGGGGCGTGCAGATCCTGATGAAAAATCATCACCTGCGAGACGATCATCCGCAAACCGCACGCCGACTGAACAAGCGAGAGCGCCTGGTGACATGGTTACGTCCCCCCGTCCGTCCTGCCTGGATGGCCCGTCAGGAATACCGGCGACAGCCGCTGACACTCACTCTGCGCCTGGTCGATGTGCAGGTCAGTCAGCCGGGGTGTCGCACCAAAACTTTTACGATTGCCACCACCATCACAGATCGGAAAGCATGCCCGGCACGCTGGATCGCCGCCGTGTATCAGAGCCGCTGGCTGATCGAACTGGACATTCGCAGTATCAAGTGCTCGCTGGGGATGGATATCCTGCGGGCGAAGTCTCCGGCCATGGTGCTCACCGAACTCTGGTCATGCCTGCTGGCGTACAATCTGATTCGGTTGAAAATGCTGCAGAGTGGCATGGCGACAGGCCGAGATCCACGCTCGCTCTCGTTTACCACCACTCAGCAGATGCTGGCTGCAAGCTGGTTGCTGGGAGCCGTCACGCAGACGACCGAGGAATTAGCCACACTCGGACAGCAGGTCCCCAGCAGCGAACGTGTAGGGCATCGCACCGGCCGAACAGAACCCAGAGCCAATAAACGCCGCACCAAAGTGCTGGCTTTGCTGAAGCAACCGAGATACCATTACCATCAACAAAGAAGGGCAACTGTATGA
- a CDS encoding radical SAM/SPASM domain-containing protein — protein MYLKMAKRVLMETDKRLVWKLAYNFGFKGALSVHKHKKRLKRGEFFPPFLYVSVINSCNLRCQGCWVDVAAKQEKIDVEAMSRLIQEAKEMGNSFFGILGGEPFMHPQLLEILERHPDCYFQIFTNGQFITDEIAKKLRKLGNATPLISVEGNEIISNERRGRNDVYAKTMQGIQNCLNNKLLTGVCTSLCKTNIDDLLTEEWVDKLIDMGVMYCWYHIYRVAGPEPNPELALSPEEQLRARKFVVDIRARKPIGVIDAYFDHDGTALCPAATGLSHHINPWGDIEPCPVIQFATDSIHDRSKTLKEKFIGSEFLQDFRHVVQQNTRGCIILERPDLLEDLMKKHGAKDSTFRKQAMQELQNLETRTSQYSPGNEVPEKSWVYRIAKKFFFNDFGVYAGTDHSQTSAPGILAARETASVSSNDDPPNFIPLEAIKSDV, from the coding sequence ATGTATCTGAAAATGGCCAAACGCGTTCTGATGGAGACGGACAAAAGACTTGTCTGGAAACTGGCTTACAATTTTGGCTTCAAAGGCGCTCTTTCCGTTCACAAACATAAAAAACGCCTCAAACGGGGTGAATTCTTCCCTCCCTTCCTCTATGTTTCGGTCATCAACAGCTGCAACCTGCGCTGTCAGGGCTGCTGGGTTGATGTCGCCGCCAAACAGGAAAAAATCGACGTCGAAGCCATGTCCCGGCTCATTCAGGAAGCCAAAGAGATGGGCAACTCCTTCTTCGGGATTCTCGGCGGCGAACCCTTCATGCACCCCCAGCTCCTGGAAATTCTCGAGCGGCATCCCGACTGCTACTTTCAAATTTTCACGAATGGGCAATTTATAACAGATGAAATCGCCAAAAAACTTCGTAAACTGGGAAATGCGACTCCCCTGATCAGCGTTGAAGGCAATGAAATCATCAGCAACGAGCGCCGTGGACGAAACGACGTCTACGCCAAAACCATGCAGGGCATTCAGAACTGCCTCAACAACAAACTGCTCACAGGCGTCTGCACCAGTCTCTGTAAAACCAATATCGATGACCTGCTCACCGAAGAATGGGTCGACAAACTCATCGACATGGGTGTGATGTATTGCTGGTACCATATCTATCGTGTCGCCGGCCCGGAACCCAATCCCGAACTCGCACTCTCTCCCGAAGAACAGTTGCGGGCTCGCAAGTTCGTCGTCGATATCCGTGCCCGTAAACCAATCGGCGTCATCGATGCCTACTTCGACCACGACGGCACCGCCCTTTGCCCTGCCGCCACCGGACTCAGTCACCACATAAACCCCTGGGGAGATATCGAACCCTGCCCGGTCATTCAGTTCGCCACCGACTCCATTCACGATCGGTCCAAAACGCTCAAAGAAAAATTCATCGGCTCTGAGTTCCTTCAGGACTTCAGGCACGTTGTACAACAAAACACCCGCGGCTGTATCATTCTCGAACGCCCCGATCTGCTCGAAGACCTGATGAAAAAACATGGCGCGAAAGATTCCACCTTCCGCAAACAGGCGATGCAGGAACTGCAGAACCTGGAAACACGCACATCGCAATATTCCCCCGGAAACGAAGTCCCCGAGAAAAGCTGGGTATATCGCATCGCCAAAAAATTCTTCTTCAACGATTTCGGCGTCTATGCCGGCACCGATCACAGCCAGACCTCCGCTCCAGGCATCCTCGCAGCCCGTGAGACTGCTTCTGTTTCCTCGAACGACGATCCGCCCAACTTCATTCCGCTCGAAGCCATCAAGAGTGATGTCTGA
- a CDS encoding IS110 family transposase: MKDSSSISVVGIDVSKDSLDLFHTINGQQQKIAYQQDSLKLLARQIIKLNATVVMEATGGYEKKLVKYLQSQGIACAVVNPKLIRDFARACGKLEKNDAIDARIIASFGQMMQPRTMGKIDRNREKLKLLATRREQVQSMITQESNRQQQIEDRQIRAFIQRAIQLYQKQLKKLDNEMLKVIEADQTMKQKSEILLSAKGVGPATTANLIAGLPELGQLNRQQIAKLVGLAPLVRDSGKFKGQRRTYAGRSQIRRILYMATLVATRWNSRIKAFYLSLLERGKPKKLAITACMRKFITILNSMMKNNQTWDQNLLAS; the protein is encoded by the coding sequence ATGAAAGACTCCTCTTCAATTTCTGTGGTTGGCATTGATGTTTCTAAAGATTCACTCGATCTCTTCCATACGATTAATGGCCAGCAGCAGAAGATCGCTTATCAGCAGGATTCCCTCAAGCTGCTTGCCCGGCAGATCATCAAGCTCAACGCAACCGTCGTCATGGAAGCCACGGGTGGCTACGAAAAGAAACTGGTCAAATATTTACAGAGCCAGGGAATTGCATGTGCCGTGGTGAATCCGAAGCTGATTCGTGACTTTGCCAGAGCCTGTGGGAAGCTTGAGAAAAACGATGCCATCGACGCCAGGATCATCGCCTCTTTTGGACAGATGATGCAACCGAGGACGATGGGAAAAATCGATCGAAACAGGGAGAAACTCAAGTTGCTGGCAACTCGTCGAGAACAGGTTCAAAGTATGATTACCCAGGAATCCAATCGTCAGCAGCAAATTGAGGATCGGCAAATTCGGGCCTTCATTCAACGGGCGATCCAACTCTATCAGAAACAGCTTAAAAAACTGGACAATGAAATGCTGAAGGTCATTGAAGCCGACCAGACCATGAAACAGAAGTCCGAAATTCTGCTCTCTGCGAAAGGTGTCGGCCCGGCAACAACCGCTAACCTGATTGCCGGGCTGCCTGAACTCGGGCAACTGAATCGGCAGCAGATCGCCAAGCTCGTCGGCCTGGCTCCTCTCGTTCGGGACAGTGGCAAATTCAAAGGGCAGCGCAGAACATATGCCGGCAGAAGCCAGATACGGCGGATCCTTTATATGGCGACCTTAGTAGCCACGCGCTGGAACAGTCGCATCAAAGCATTTTACTTGTCCTTATTGGAAAGAGGTAAACCGAAGAAGCTGGCCATCACAGCCTGCATGAGAAAGTTTATCACCATCCTGAATTCCATGATGAAAAACAATCAGACGTGGGATCAAAATCTTCTTGCTTCTTGA
- a CDS encoding protein kinase domain-containing protein, whose amino-acid sequence MIFFNKKSRKKKLSVELVSMRLVSQEDMDSCLQELQEKSSDDDQLIRLLERKNLITSFQAGRLKSNEFDGLVLGDNKLMYQNASGSFARVYRAASLQDGRMVGVKVLRQRWAQDPETVKMFRREAEVCKQFQHKNIVPIYDVGFQDDTHYFTMEFVEGGNLRDFITIRKKLSPVEAINYTVDICEGLEYANRLGYTHRDMKPTNVLMSIQGVAKLIDFGLAGEDDASGAGEAHQRAVEYGTLEKSTGAPRNDPRSDLYFVGTIFYELLSGKPPFPRTKDIEERKRPSRYSQVPSITTIEPDLPESVVNVLEKLMAYQPVQRYQSATDAIQDLLEVRAQLDDAGTVVKPAAVNPSAEQELKMVIAPPTILCVENRPKHQDVLREYLTKHGYRVLILSDVERAMNRIKENAPDCVVFMEDSIGAGAVEAFNQSLEMDANLAAVLVLSEKNAEVKKSLQKTDRSRILVQPIKIRNLRAKIQKVLQHQLNDSAELTAH is encoded by the coding sequence ATGATTTTTTTTAATAAGAAGTCACGAAAGAAGAAGCTCAGTGTGGAATTAGTCAGCATGCGACTGGTTTCACAGGAGGATATGGATTCCTGTCTGCAGGAGCTTCAAGAAAAATCATCTGATGATGATCAGCTCATTCGACTGTTAGAGCGTAAGAATCTCATCACTTCTTTCCAGGCCGGCCGACTTAAAAGCAACGAGTTTGATGGTCTCGTGCTCGGTGATAACAAGCTGATGTATCAGAATGCTTCGGGGAGTTTTGCGCGTGTTTACCGGGCAGCTTCACTGCAGGATGGTCGCATGGTTGGCGTTAAGGTCCTCAGACAGCGCTGGGCTCAAGATCCCGAAACGGTGAAAATGTTCCGTCGGGAAGCCGAAGTCTGTAAACAGTTTCAACACAAAAATATCGTCCCGATCTATGATGTAGGATTTCAGGACGATACGCACTATTTCACTATGGAATTTGTCGAAGGCGGGAACCTGCGCGACTTCATTACGATTCGTAAAAAGCTGTCTCCTGTCGAAGCGATCAACTATACCGTGGATATCTGTGAAGGCCTGGAGTATGCCAATCGCCTGGGATACACACATCGAGATATGAAACCTACCAACGTTCTGATGTCGATTCAGGGGGTCGCCAAACTGATTGACTTTGGACTGGCAGGGGAAGATGATGCCAGCGGAGCCGGCGAGGCACATCAGCGGGCAGTAGAATATGGAACACTGGAAAAATCAACCGGCGCACCTCGTAACGATCCTCGCAGCGACCTGTATTTTGTCGGCACCATCTTTTATGAACTGCTGAGCGGTAAGCCACCTTTCCCCAGAACGAAAGATATCGAAGAGAGAAAGCGGCCCTCACGTTATTCACAGGTACCATCAATTACGACGATCGAACCTGATTTGCCTGAATCAGTTGTCAACGTTCTGGAAAAGCTGATGGCTTACCAGCCTGTTCAACGTTATCAGTCAGCAACAGATGCGATTCAGGATCTGCTGGAAGTTCGTGCCCAACTGGATGATGCAGGCACAGTTGTGAAGCCGGCCGCAGTGAATCCGTCTGCCGAACAGGAATTAAAGATGGTAATCGCTCCGCCCACGATTTTGTGCGTGGAGAACCGCCCGAAACATCAGGATGTACTCAGGGAATATCTTACCAAGCATGGTTATCGGGTGCTGATTCTCAGCGATGTTGAACGGGCCATGAACCGCATCAAGGAAAATGCTCCTGACTGCGTGGTCTTCATGGAAGATTCGATCGGAGCGGGTGCAGTAGAAGCATTTAATCAATCGCTGGAAATGGATGCCAATCTGGCTGCCGTGCTTGTTCTCTCCGAGAAAAATGCCGAGGTGAAGAAATCTCTGCAGAAAACAGATCGTTCCCGTATCCTGGTTCAGCCAATCAAGATTCGGAATCTGCGCGCTAAAATTCAGAAAGTGCTTCAACATCAGCTTAACGACTCTGCAGAACTGACTGCGCATTGA